A genomic segment from Bradyrhizobium sp. CB1015 encodes:
- a CDS encoding alpha/beta hydrolase, with translation MTQTKAKPAPLVLADQGFFWTGLVRQQTPNGTIAAGQMFVQYQIPEHIRHPYPIVMVHGGGGQGTDFLGTADGRPGWATYFLKQGYAVYVVDRPGHGRSPLHPEALGPMAPPLTYEFAMTLFSAPGKQPNSWPNAQKHNQWPGSGVVGDPALDQFIATQGPFLVFLAQTQQLMQRAGAELLDRIGPAILLTHSMGAPFGWLVADSRPNLVKGIVAVEPMGPPFAQLPMGLGDLSYGLTAIPMTFDPPIKGPTELRREIRKAPKPGLADCFVQKEPARRLPNLASIPVAVVTSETSAWSMHDHGTVDYLVQAGVRAVHLRLEDHGLRGNGHLMMQERNSDDISAFLERWISEYVGSRPT, from the coding sequence GTGACCCAAACTAAAGCAAAACCTGCTCCGTTGGTGCTGGCAGATCAGGGATTCTTTTGGACCGGCTTGGTCCGCCAGCAGACACCGAATGGCACCATCGCTGCGGGCCAGATGTTCGTACAGTATCAGATCCCGGAGCACATCCGGCATCCATATCCCATCGTGATGGTGCATGGAGGTGGGGGGCAGGGAACGGATTTTCTCGGTACTGCCGATGGGCGGCCTGGATGGGCCACTTACTTTCTGAAGCAGGGTTACGCGGTCTATGTCGTGGACCGCCCAGGGCACGGTCGATCACCCCTGCATCCGGAGGCTCTGGGTCCCATGGCGCCTCCGCTGACCTACGAATTTGCCATGACGCTGTTCAGCGCACCCGGCAAGCAGCCGAACAGCTGGCCGAACGCGCAAAAGCACAATCAGTGGCCTGGCTCCGGCGTCGTCGGCGATCCAGCTCTGGACCAATTCATCGCAACCCAAGGTCCGTTCCTTGTGTTCTTGGCACAGACGCAACAGTTGATGCAGCGGGCCGGTGCCGAATTGCTGGATCGTATCGGTCCGGCGATCCTGCTCACCCATTCCATGGGAGCGCCCTTCGGCTGGCTCGTGGCAGATAGTCGACCGAACCTGGTGAAAGGCATTGTCGCGGTTGAGCCGATGGGGCCGCCTTTCGCCCAATTGCCAATGGGGCTGGGCGACCTCTCTTACGGACTCACTGCGATCCCGATGACGTTCGATCCGCCCATCAAGGGCCCAACTGAATTGCGGCGTGAAATCCGCAAGGCTCCGAAGCCGGGGCTGGCGGACTGCTTCGTTCAGAAAGAGCCGGCGAGGCGTCTTCCCAATCTCGCATCGATACCCGTTGCTGTCGTGACATCGGAGACGTCGGCCTGGTCCATGCACGACCACGGCACCGTCGATTATCTCGTTCAGGCGGGCGTGCGAGCGGTCCATCTGCGGCTCGAAGACCATGGCCTGCGCGGCAATGGCCATCTGATGATGCAAGAAAGGAACAGCGATGACATCTCTGCTTTCCTGGAAAGGTGGATCTCGGAATATGTAGGGTCACGACCAACATAG
- a CDS encoding ABC transporter substrate-binding protein — protein sequence MVHSSFCLSAAVCLALAVPAAAQTAGGTQTLSDGKVKIGVLTDIAGPTSMANGKGSVVAARMAAEDFGAGLNVEVISADHSGKPDIGSQIAGRWFDVEGVDAVADMQGSPIGFAVQNLAAQKSKIMLLSGSTSSDFNGKACSPLTVQWTVDTYNLAKGAAKSVIDAGGTKWYFLTVDQAYGNALTRDTSEQVKLNGGQVVGNSVFPPNTSDFASFLLTASSAGANVIAIAASSGDTVTALKQADEFGLSAKAKIVPLQSVLTDVHAVGLKIAHDAYEVSPFYWDRTPETRAWAEKFFAKAKQMPTGFHAGVYSSVAHYLKAVKATGTDDAPTVMKQMEKERVHDFFAADGYIREDRKMIHDMYLLQVKKPGENKGDWDLYNVVQTLPGESVNRPLSESPCPLVKK from the coding sequence ATGGTTCATTCAAGCTTTTGTTTGTCCGCGGCCGTGTGTCTCGCCTTGGCGGTGCCAGCGGCGGCGCAGACCGCCGGAGGCACTCAGACCCTCAGCGACGGCAAGGTCAAGATCGGCGTTCTGACCGACATCGCCGGTCCGACATCCATGGCGAACGGCAAGGGCTCCGTCGTCGCCGCCCGGATGGCCGCCGAAGACTTCGGCGCCGGCCTGAATGTCGAAGTGATCTCGGCCGACCATTCCGGCAAGCCCGACATCGGATCTCAGATCGCTGGCCGTTGGTTCGATGTGGAGGGCGTCGATGCCGTTGCCGACATGCAGGGCTCGCCGATCGGCTTCGCCGTCCAGAACCTGGCCGCTCAGAAGAGCAAGATCATGCTGCTCTCGGGATCGACCTCGTCGGACTTCAACGGCAAGGCCTGTTCGCCGCTCACGGTCCAGTGGACGGTCGATACCTACAATCTCGCAAAGGGCGCAGCCAAGTCCGTGATCGATGCAGGTGGAACCAAGTGGTACTTCCTGACTGTCGATCAGGCGTACGGCAATGCCCTGACGCGCGATACGTCGGAGCAGGTCAAGCTCAACGGCGGCCAGGTAGTGGGCAACTCCGTGTTTCCGCCGAACACGTCCGACTTTGCGTCCTTTCTGCTGACCGCCTCCAGCGCTGGCGCCAACGTCATCGCTATCGCGGCTTCCAGCGGCGATACCGTGACGGCGCTGAAGCAGGCCGATGAATTCGGGCTGAGCGCAAAAGCCAAGATCGTGCCGCTGCAATCGGTGCTGACGGACGTGCATGCGGTGGGCCTGAAGATCGCGCATGACGCCTACGAAGTGTCCCCGTTCTACTGGGACCGGACGCCCGAAACGCGCGCTTGGGCCGAGAAATTCTTCGCGAAGGCGAAGCAAATGCCGACCGGCTTCCATGCCGGCGTCTACTCGTCCGTCGCGCACTACCTGAAGGCGGTCAAGGCGACGGGCACCGACGACGCTCCGACGGTGATGAAGCAGATGGAAAAGGAGCGGGTGCACGATTTCTTCGCGGCTGACGGCTACATCCGTGAAGATCGCAAGATGATCCACGACATGTACCTGCTCCAGGTGAAGAAGCCCGGAGAGAACAAGGGCGATTGGGACCTCTACAACGTCGTGCAGACGTTACCTGGTGAATCCGTCAACCGCCCGCTTTCCGAAAGCCCATGCCCGCTGGTGAAGAAGTAG
- a CDS encoding ABC transporter substrate-binding protein gives MRSVIAAAGLCVVWSVLAAPAVAEDQPGITATEIRIGQTMPYSGPVSAFGILGKGEVAYFKMVNDRGGINGRKVNLLSLDDSYVPPKTVEQTRRLIESDEVSFIFSTMGTAHNTAIAKYLQGKKVPQLFVATGASKFGDPAQFPLALMGVMAPFRNEARLYARYALQKKPDATFAVLAQNDDFGRDYLAGLKDVLGSRYEAAVTAAAYETTEPTIDSQIVKLKSTGADALVIAAAPKFAAQAIRKTYEINWRPMTFLTNVSVWMSSVMEPAGLDAGTGIISSAYVKDPLDPAWADDPGVKGWRDFMAKYVPDGDIRDANYVNSYNNGMALEHVLKAAGNDLSRENILRQALSIKDLELPMLLPGIKVNTGESDHLPVEQLQFMRFTGKQWERFGEVLSTK, from the coding sequence ATGCGAAGCGTTATCGCAGCTGCAGGGCTGTGCGTGGTCTGGTCCGTTCTCGCGGCGCCGGCCGTAGCCGAAGACCAGCCCGGTATCACCGCCACCGAGATCCGCATCGGACAGACTATGCCCTATAGCGGGCCAGTGTCCGCCTTCGGCATCCTCGGCAAGGGCGAGGTCGCATATTTCAAGATGGTCAACGACCGCGGCGGCATCAACGGCCGCAAGGTCAACCTGCTCTCGCTCGACGACAGCTACGTGCCCCCCAAGACCGTGGAGCAGACGCGCCGGCTGATCGAGAGCGACGAGGTTTCGTTCATCTTCTCGACGATGGGGACCGCGCACAACACGGCGATCGCCAAATATCTGCAGGGCAAAAAGGTGCCCCAGTTGTTCGTCGCCACGGGCGCCTCGAAGTTCGGCGACCCGGCGCAGTTTCCTCTGGCGCTGATGGGCGTGATGGCGCCGTTCCGGAACGAGGCCCGCCTGTATGCGCGCTATGCCCTGCAGAAGAAACCGGACGCGACCTTCGCGGTGCTGGCGCAGAACGACGATTTCGGACGCGACTACCTGGCCGGGCTCAAGGATGTGCTCGGCAGTCGCTACGAGGCGGCAGTCACGGCGGCGGCCTACGAGACGACCGAACCGACGATCGATTCCCAGATCGTGAAGCTCAAATCGACCGGTGCGGATGCGCTCGTGATCGCCGCGGCCCCGAAATTCGCTGCGCAGGCGATCCGCAAGACTTACGAGATCAACTGGCGTCCGATGACGTTCCTGACCAATGTGTCGGTATGGATGTCCTCGGTGATGGAGCCGGCCGGGCTCGACGCCGGCACGGGCATCATCTCGAGCGCCTATGTCAAGGATCCGCTCGATCCGGCATGGGCGGACGATCCCGGCGTGAAGGGGTGGCGCGACTTCATGGCCAAATACGTGCCTGACGGCGACATCCGCGATGCCAACTATGTCAACAGTTATAACAACGGCATGGCGCTCGAGCACGTGCTCAAGGCGGCGGGCAACGACCTCAGTCGCGAGAACATCCTGCGGCAGGCGCTGTCGATCAAAGATCTGGAGTTGCCGATGCTGCTGCCCGGCATCAAGGTCAATACCGGCGAGAGTGACCATCTGCCGGTCGAGCAGCTGCAGTTCATGCGCTTCACCGGCAAGCAATGGGAGCGGTTCGGCGAGGTGCTCTCGACCAAGTAG
- a CDS encoding DUF1330 domain-containing protein, which produces MAKKGYWVGHVNVTSPERYKDYIAANAGPLKKYRARFLVRNGACEVHGDALQGRRHVVIEFESYAIAKACYDSPEYQAAAKIRDEASTSDFIMIEGHED; this is translated from the coding sequence ATGGCGAAGAAGGGATATTGGGTCGGTCACGTCAACGTCACGAGCCCGGAGCGCTACAAGGACTACATCGCGGCCAACGCCGGACCATTGAAGAAGTACCGGGCGCGGTTCCTTGTCCGAAACGGTGCATGCGAAGTGCACGGCGACGCACTTCAAGGGCGTCGCCACGTCGTCATCGAGTTCGAAAGCTACGCAATAGCCAAGGCCTGCTACGACTCACCCGAGTATCAGGCGGCGGCCAAGATTCGCGACGAAGCCAGCACCTCCGATTTCATCATGATCGAGGGCCACGAGGACTAA
- a CDS encoding AMP-binding protein — translation MELLWTPSEDKIVGSRLWDYMSWLDERHGLKFEDYEDLWRWSTSDLNTFWGSIWDYFDVRADGDPTPVLRSDAMPGADWFPNTRLNYAEHIFRAARPESPALVVLSEAGEAREVSWEALRQQTAALAATLRRLGIKRGDRVASYLPNRSETVVALLACASIGAIWSSCSPEMGRTMVLDRFGQIEPKVLFAADSYTYNGKTHDRAPIVEELREGLPSVGHIIHVPGPLAAERPIRWRNVMSWGDAVSGDAELQFDRVPFSHPLWIVYSSGTTGLPKGIVHGHGGIVVTHLKTMSLQHDLRPGDRLMFLASTGWIVWNLQVGALLTGASIVLYDGNPVWPDNRAIWKLLDAYGVTHFGCGAAFLTNCMKDGLALRNSSRWRSCGQSARPGHRCRPRPIGGSTTRSNQIFGLRRSAAAPT, via the coding sequence TTGGAGCTGCTGTGGACGCCGTCCGAGGACAAGATCGTCGGGTCTCGCTTGTGGGACTACATGAGTTGGCTTGATGAGCGCCACGGTCTCAAGTTCGAGGACTATGAGGACCTCTGGCGCTGGTCGACGAGCGACTTGAACACCTTCTGGGGATCGATCTGGGACTATTTCGACGTGCGGGCAGACGGCGACCCGACCCCCGTGCTGCGATCGGACGCGATGCCCGGCGCCGATTGGTTTCCGAATACCCGCCTGAACTATGCCGAGCACATCTTCCGCGCCGCCAGGCCCGAATCGCCCGCGCTTGTCGTGCTCAGTGAAGCGGGCGAGGCCCGTGAGGTTAGTTGGGAAGCTCTGCGGCAACAGACGGCCGCACTGGCGGCAACACTGCGTCGTCTCGGCATCAAGCGGGGTGACCGCGTCGCGTCCTACCTGCCGAATCGCTCCGAGACGGTCGTTGCGCTTCTGGCGTGCGCCAGCATCGGCGCGATCTGGTCCAGCTGCTCTCCCGAGATGGGACGAACCATGGTGCTCGACCGTTTCGGCCAGATCGAACCGAAAGTTCTGTTTGCCGCCGACAGTTACACCTATAACGGCAAGACCCACGATCGCGCGCCTATCGTCGAAGAGTTGCGCGAAGGGCTTCCGAGCGTCGGTCACATCATCCATGTGCCCGGCCCGCTCGCGGCGGAGCGGCCGATCCGATGGCGCAACGTGATGAGCTGGGGAGATGCCGTCAGCGGCGACGCCGAATTGCAGTTCGATCGCGTGCCGTTCTCGCACCCGCTCTGGATCGTCTATTCCTCGGGAACGACGGGCTTGCCGAAGGGAATAGTGCACGGCCACGGCGGTATCGTCGTTACCCATCTCAAAACCATGTCGCTCCAGCACGACTTGCGCCCCGGCGACCGCCTGATGTTCCTGGCAAGCACTGGATGGATCGTGTGGAACCTGCAGGTCGGCGCGCTGTTGACGGGTGCTTCGATCGTGCTGTACGACGGCAATCCGGTCTGGCCGGATAATCGGGCGATCTGGAAATTGCTGGATGCATACGGCGTCACGCATTTCGGCTGCGGCGCCGCGTTTCTCACCAACTGCATGAAGGACGGCTTGGCCCTGAGGAATTCGTCGCGCTGGAGAAGCTGCGGTCAATCAGCTCGACCGGGTCACCGCTGCCGGCCGAGACCTATAGGTGGGTCTACGACGCGATCAAATCAGATCTTTGGCTTGCGTCGATCAGCGGCGGCACCGACATAG
- a CDS encoding SDR family NAD(P)-dependent oxidoreductase, with amino-acid sequence MMSERFSVEGYGAIVTGGASGIGLAFVEALAESGARVAILDVDSISLGKQVDRLSARGLDVRGHKLDVTDRKAVDQVFAEVAVEYGRLDVVFANAGIDPGIGFSNPDGSPSEAGAIENYEDERWNRNIEVNLNGIFATIRAAARHMKRGGGGGSIVVTTSIAAYLNEGMIGAAYMAAKAGAAHLARNAALELAPYKIRVNAVAPGFIVSNIGGGWLKQPEVQTSIGATVPIGRIGEADDLKGLALFLASPASSYITGAQIPIDGGVSLTKRPA; translated from the coding sequence ATGATGTCCGAGAGGTTCTCTGTCGAGGGATATGGCGCGATTGTCACGGGCGGCGCCAGTGGCATCGGTCTCGCTTTTGTCGAAGCACTGGCCGAGAGCGGTGCACGGGTGGCGATCCTTGATGTGGACTCGATCTCCCTGGGCAAACAGGTGGACCGGCTCTCCGCGAGAGGTTTGGACGTTCGAGGTCACAAACTTGATGTGACTGATCGCAAGGCGGTCGATCAGGTCTTCGCAGAAGTCGCAGTAGAATACGGACGCCTCGACGTCGTGTTTGCCAACGCGGGCATCGACCCGGGAATCGGCTTTTCCAACCCGGACGGCAGCCCGTCCGAGGCAGGTGCTATCGAAAACTACGAGGACGAGCGGTGGAACAGAAACATTGAGGTTAATCTCAATGGCATCTTTGCCACCATTCGCGCTGCCGCGCGCCACATGAAACGAGGCGGAGGAGGCGGGAGCATCGTGGTCACGACGTCGATCGCCGCATACTTGAATGAGGGGATGATAGGGGCGGCCTACATGGCCGCGAAGGCGGGAGCAGCTCATCTGGCGCGCAACGCTGCGCTCGAACTGGCCCCATACAAGATCCGCGTGAACGCAGTCGCGCCCGGGTTCATCGTCTCGAACATAGGAGGTGGGTGGCTAAAGCAACCCGAGGTCCAGACTTCGATAGGAGCCACGGTCCCGATCGGCCGCATTGGAGAAGCTGACGACCTGAAGGGACTAGCTCTTTTCCTGGCATCCCCCGCGTCGAGCTACATTACCGGTGCGCAAATTCCGATTGATGGCGGCGTGAGTCTTACAAAGAGGCCCGCTTGA
- a CDS encoding helix-turn-helix domain-containing protein — protein sequence MQATSNFGVQETHGILNRFQAEFRGSSEGLGWSSAFASVQRERPFEGHFHALSDNLMVLHRGGPVDITYVMDGKAVARHIPRGGVFFLPAGQACNVRLREPLESTHIYLRSDLFARPDGSSGVIGGLAPMLGDQDAVLEHLASAIGDTITGGLPASSLFVDPIAQAIANRFVAINFHKPSTDAGKHPNLLSGRQMARIREFVDANLDGDIRLDQLAELCGRSTEYFVRLFKATSGVSPYQYVLNLRIERARALLADETLSLAEIALACGFSHQEHFTRMFRRFTGITPGRYRHSH from the coding sequence ATGCAGGCGACGTCGAATTTTGGGGTGCAGGAGACGCACGGGATCCTGAACCGCTTCCAGGCCGAATTCCGCGGCTCGAGCGAAGGGCTCGGCTGGTCGTCCGCCTTTGCCTCGGTTCAGCGCGAACGGCCGTTTGAGGGGCACTTCCACGCACTATCCGACAATCTGATGGTGCTGCATCGAGGCGGCCCGGTCGACATCACGTATGTGATGGACGGCAAGGCGGTTGCCCGGCACATCCCGCGCGGCGGCGTTTTCTTCCTGCCGGCGGGCCAGGCATGCAACGTACGCCTGCGCGAACCGCTGGAATCCACCCATATCTATCTGCGCTCCGACCTTTTCGCCCGCCCTGACGGGTCATCGGGCGTGATCGGCGGCCTCGCGCCGATGCTCGGTGATCAGGACGCTGTGCTAGAGCATCTTGCCTCGGCGATCGGTGATACCATCACCGGTGGTCTGCCGGCCTCGTCGCTCTTCGTCGATCCGATCGCGCAAGCGATCGCCAACCGTTTCGTGGCGATCAACTTCCACAAGCCGAGCACGGACGCCGGCAAGCATCCGAACCTGCTCAGCGGCAGGCAGATGGCCCGCATTCGCGAATTCGTTGATGCCAATCTCGATGGCGATATCCGCCTCGACCAGCTGGCGGAGTTGTGCGGCCGCAGCACCGAGTATTTCGTGCGGCTTTTCAAGGCGACCAGCGGCGTCTCGCCTTATCAATACGTGCTTAATTTGCGCATCGAGCGCGCCCGGGCGCTGCTTGCCGACGAGACCCTAAGTCTGGCCGAGATCGCGCTGGCTTGCGGCTTCTCCCATCAAGAGCATTTCACGCGGATGTTCCGTCGCTTTACCGGCATAACACCCGGCCGGTACCGACACAGTCACTAG
- a CDS encoding c-type cytochrome — MYGSVCGYCHDTRVGPVIQGRQLSEDIIVSVVTKGLRQMPAFRPTDFSNQELMALTKWLKDSPPPAQPAEVKR; from the coding sequence ATGTATGGATCGGTTTGCGGCTACTGCCACGATACGCGGGTCGGACCCGTTATCCAAGGACGTCAGCTTAGCGAAGATATAATCGTAAGCGTCGTCACCAAAGGACTGCGGCAAATGCCGGCCTTTCGCCCAACCGACTTTTCAAATCAAGAGCTGATGGCACTCACAAAATGGCTGAAAGACAGCCCCCCTCCGGCTCAACCGGCCGAGGTGAAGCGATGA
- a CDS encoding FAD-binding oxidoreductase: MNDSVILPEGLTKAEFTKAIEAFRAVVGVDNVIVDLDRLVPYTKIMIPEDERLHQPSAVIIPLTVDHVQKVVGLANQYKTPLWPISTGRNFGYGSAAPATAGQIVIDLRRMNRIIEVDAEMCTALVEPGVTYEQLRNYIEERNLPLWLSFPSSGPIAGPVGNTLDRGIGYNRYGEHMAHFCGLEVVLPNGDLVRTAMGGVKGGAAWQAYRWGYGPWVDGLFSQSNLGIVTKMGLWLMRKPPASMTFTAVWNHIEGAAKGVEALRNLRLNNVLENSLLGHVLYGVACEVPRTALYNGAGAIPDEVIAEIARKAGAPIWNAIATLYGTQEQIAVNFKIVKEAFEPTGAILLTEDQVGPNRFFRHWQGAMTGRPDLVEFGLYNYRGGGGSVWFSPLAPARAEDFKKQVGLVKTTLAEFGFDYLAGFLVGGRHMEHVCEIAFDRTDGEEMQRAYRCYDKLLKVNAEAGYAVYRTNTAFMNKVADIYGPAQKKFNQTLKRALDPNGVIAPGKSGIFA; the protein is encoded by the coding sequence ATGAACGACAGTGTCATTCTGCCTGAAGGCCTGACGAAGGCCGAATTCACGAAGGCCATAGAGGCGTTCCGCGCCGTCGTTGGCGTGGACAATGTGATCGTCGACCTCGATCGTCTCGTTCCCTATACGAAGATTATGATCCCGGAGGACGAAAGACTTCACCAGCCCTCGGCGGTGATCATTCCTCTGACTGTTGATCATGTCCAAAAGGTCGTCGGCCTCGCCAATCAGTACAAGACTCCGTTGTGGCCCATCTCAACAGGACGCAATTTTGGATATGGGTCGGCCGCGCCAGCTACTGCTGGGCAGATCGTCATCGATCTGCGGCGTATGAACAGGATTATCGAAGTAGACGCTGAGATGTGTACGGCCTTGGTCGAGCCGGGCGTTACATACGAGCAATTGCGCAACTATATCGAGGAACGGAATCTGCCCCTCTGGCTCAGCTTTCCGTCATCCGGGCCGATCGCCGGGCCGGTTGGGAATACGCTCGACCGGGGAATAGGCTATAATCGCTACGGCGAGCATATGGCGCATTTCTGCGGCCTCGAAGTCGTCCTGCCGAACGGCGATCTCGTCAGGACCGCCATGGGCGGCGTCAAAGGCGGCGCAGCCTGGCAAGCCTATCGCTGGGGTTATGGGCCGTGGGTCGACGGCCTGTTCTCTCAGTCCAATTTAGGCATCGTCACCAAGATGGGGCTGTGGCTCATGCGCAAGCCGCCCGCGTCGATGACGTTCACGGCCGTTTGGAACCATATCGAGGGCGCGGCGAAGGGCGTCGAGGCATTGCGCAATCTGCGCCTGAACAACGTCCTCGAGAATTCGCTGTTGGGCCATGTGCTCTATGGCGTCGCGTGTGAGGTGCCTCGGACGGCCCTCTACAACGGTGCGGGCGCGATTCCGGACGAAGTAATCGCGGAGATTGCACGCAAAGCCGGCGCCCCCATCTGGAATGCCATTGCGACGCTCTATGGCACCCAGGAGCAGATCGCCGTCAATTTCAAGATCGTGAAGGAGGCCTTCGAACCAACCGGTGCGATCCTGCTCACCGAAGATCAGGTCGGACCAAATCGGTTCTTCCGGCATTGGCAAGGCGCCATGACGGGCCGACCGGATCTGGTTGAATTCGGCCTCTACAATTACCGCGGCGGCGGCGGGTCCGTCTGGTTCTCGCCGCTGGCGCCCGCCCGCGCGGAAGATTTCAAGAAGCAGGTCGGCCTCGTCAAGACAACGCTGGCCGAGTTCGGATTCGATTACCTGGCCGGTTTTCTCGTCGGGGGACGGCATATGGAGCATGTCTGCGAGATTGCCTTCGACCGGACCGACGGCGAGGAGATGCAGCGCGCCTATCGTTGTTACGACAAACTGCTGAAGGTCAATGCAGAGGCCGGGTACGCGGTCTACCGGACGAATACTGCCTTCATGAACAAAGTTGCCGATATTTATGGACCGGCACAAAAGAAGTTCAATCAAACCTTGAAACGGGCTCTCGATCCGAACGGCGTCATTGCGCCCGGCAAGTCGGGCATATTCGCGTAA
- a CDS encoding IclR family transcriptional regulator C-terminal domain-containing protein, with amino-acid sequence MHRNVRALSRGLALINELNASGPSNVVRLAKRTGLNRTTCYRLLDTLREDGYVTLDETNALFALTPQVRTLSEGVSSRDLSSQAALPAMFGLLDEVSWPSDFGVFELGSVLIRESTHPFSPFSVHRSMVGRRRSLVRSALGKAILAASAPTLRREMLDLTASLVEEDAALAKDHRFINDILAQTKKDGYASSVGGSEAGISAIALAIPGGGPVLGSLNLIFFSSSMTPEMAAKKYLASMKRAVKEIERRWSAANKARGKIA; translated from the coding sequence ATGCACCGCAACGTCAGGGCACTTTCCCGAGGGTTGGCCCTGATCAATGAGCTCAATGCGAGCGGACCCTCGAACGTCGTACGGCTCGCGAAAAGGACCGGCCTCAACCGGACGACCTGCTATCGCTTGCTCGATACGCTACGGGAAGACGGTTACGTGACCTTGGACGAGACGAACGCCCTCTTCGCATTGACGCCGCAGGTGCGCACCTTGAGCGAAGGGGTGTCTTCGCGCGACCTGTCGAGCCAGGCGGCGCTGCCCGCGATGTTCGGCCTTCTGGATGAGGTCTCATGGCCCAGTGACTTCGGCGTCTTCGAGCTCGGCTCGGTGCTCATCCGCGAGAGCACGCATCCGTTCAGTCCGTTCTCCGTTCATCGCTCCATGGTCGGAAGGAGGAGATCCTTGGTGCGCAGTGCGCTTGGGAAGGCCATCCTGGCCGCCTCCGCGCCGACGCTACGGCGTGAAATGCTGGACCTGACCGCATCGCTGGTCGAGGAAGACGCGGCGTTGGCGAAGGACCACCGCTTTATCAACGATATTCTCGCGCAAACAAAGAAGGACGGCTACGCATCGTCGGTTGGTGGATCGGAGGCGGGCATCAGTGCGATCGCACTAGCCATTCCAGGCGGGGGGCCCGTTCTCGGCAGTCTCAATTTGATCTTCTTCTCATCCTCGATGACTCCTGAAATGGCAGCCAAGAAGTATCTGGCGAGCATGAAAAGGGCTGTAAAAGAGATCGAGCGGCGGTGGTCTGCCGCAAACAAGGCGCGCGGAAAGATCGCCTGA
- a CDS encoding SDR family oxidoreductase encodes MQALEGRIAFITGGASGIGFGMARAFLRHGMKVIVADIRQEHLDMVAAALDRSNGDYHLIRLDVTDRAAMERAADEAERVFGKVHVLCNNAGVASTVPMDEASFADWDFVMNINLGGVINGTTSFLPRIKAHREGGHVVNTSSIGGILPLPGPGGIYTASKFAVRGLTESLRMALAPHGIGVSLLCPGLVRTNLAETTEHLDPSGKRRELSPFKDIESPLDFGMDPLDIGERVVAGIIHNEAYILPHGEFKDEVREAFAEIVEAFPADQAVDPKRAAVEAGRRQATIEAKKAAAGIR; translated from the coding sequence ATGCAGGCTCTGGAAGGCAGGATTGCGTTCATTACCGGGGGCGCCAGCGGAATCGGATTCGGCATGGCGCGCGCCTTTCTCCGTCATGGAATGAAGGTGATCGTTGCCGATATCCGCCAGGAGCATCTCGACATGGTGGCGGCGGCTCTCGATCGCTCGAACGGCGACTATCATCTGATCCGGCTCGATGTTACGGATCGCGCCGCAATGGAGCGCGCCGCTGACGAGGCCGAGCGCGTCTTCGGCAAGGTCCACGTCCTGTGCAACAACGCCGGCGTCGCCAGCACCGTTCCGATGGACGAGGCGAGCTTCGCGGATTGGGACTTTGTGATGAATATCAATCTGGGCGGCGTCATCAATGGCACGACCAGCTTCCTGCCGCGCATCAAGGCCCATCGGGAGGGGGGGCACGTCGTCAATACGTCGTCCATTGGAGGGATTCTCCCGTTGCCCGGTCCGGGCGGCATCTACACGGCGTCCAAATTCGCGGTGCGCGGTCTGACGGAGTCACTGCGCATGGCCCTGGCGCCGCACGGGATCGGGGTTTCGCTGCTCTGCCCGGGTCTTGTGCGCACCAACCTCGCAGAGACCACTGAGCATCTCGATCCCTCCGGCAAGCGTCGGGAGCTCAGCCCATTCAAGGATATCGAGTCGCCACTGGACTTCGGAATGGATCCGCTCGACATCGGCGAGCGCGTGGTTGCCGGAATCATTCACAATGAGGCGTACATTCTTCCGCACGGCGAATTCAAAGATGAAGTCCGCGAAGCGTTCGCGGAGATCGTCGAGGCCTTTCCGGCCGATCAGGCCGTCGATCCGAAACGAGCCGCCGTCGAAGCGGGGCGGCGTCAGGCAACGATAGAAGCAAAAAAGGCGGCGGCGGGTATTCGTTAG